The nucleotide window AAAAATAGTTTCATTTTTTCATATTGTTTCTCTGTTATAATAAGACCTCTAACATTTCCATCTGAAGGCAAATTATCATTTATTTTATCCATATACGCATCAGCCATTGATTGATTTGTACAAATTCTTACATAAATAGAATACTGTAACATTAAGAATCCATTTTCTATTAAATATTTTCTAAAAAT belongs to Candidatus Cetobacterium colombiensis and includes:
- the cas2 gene encoding CRISPR-associated endonuclease Cas2, with product MRLLIMFDLPMDNNSEKREYRIFRKYLIENGFLMLQYSIYVRICTNQSMADAYMDKINDNLPSDGNVRGLIITEKQYEKMKLF